Proteins from a genomic interval of Acetobacterium woodii DSM 1030:
- a CDS encoding type IV pilus modification PilV family protein, translating to MRLCLNKTDKPVLQSQQGYTLVEAIIAIAVCGFGLAMILGLYGMSIKTAMVSKTIFEQSVVINSIADEINLSVMTESPVNLVQRVAAILANKYPDYYLSEIKAAHPNNLYEIEIIHKGINCNERKFYIKVFWSQNE from the coding sequence ATGAGGCTTTGTCTGAATAAAACGGATAAACCCGTTTTACAATCGCAACAGGGATATACCTTAGTGGAAGCCATCATCGCAATTGCGGTTTGCGGATTTGGATTGGCGATGATTTTAGGGCTTTACGGCATGTCCATTAAAACGGCGATGGTGTCCAAAACAATTTTTGAACAGTCGGTTGTCATTAATAGCATTGCCGATGAGATTAATTTGAGTGTCATGACCGAATCACCAGTGAATCTTGTCCAGCGAGTTGCTGCAATTCTGGCAAATAAATATCCGGATTATTATTTAAGTGAGATCAAAGCGGCGCATCCCAATAACTTGTATGAGATTGAGATTATTCATAAAGGGATCAACTGTAATGAGCGGAAGTTTTATATTAAAGTTTTTTGGAGCCAAAATGAATGA
- a CDS encoding amidase domain-containing protein produces MTWVDPIEVIRNEDEFGVYDSYGGNCNNYISQCLNAGGIPMDSDGYDNEQWKWYGEEVDEDQSATGRSPSWTGVNEFYHYANENEGYGLEALVDENVYSGSIGDVLQYGHDDEWLHSVIITDVVKDSDGDILDYLINSNTTDRINYPASAYGYSELRLIKILGWNNSE; encoded by the coding sequence ATGACCTGGGTCGATCCGATTGAAGTTATTCGTAATGAAGATGAATTTGGAGTCTATGATAGTTACGGCGGGAATTGCAATAACTATATTTCCCAGTGTCTTAATGCCGGTGGAATTCCGATGGATTCAGACGGATATGACAATGAACAATGGAAATGGTATGGCGAAGAAGTCGATGAGGATCAATCCGCTACCGGTCGAAGTCCTTCTTGGACTGGTGTTAATGAATTTTATCATTATGCCAACGAAAATGAAGGTTATGGATTAGAGGCTCTTGTTGATGAGAACGTCTATAGTGGATCGATTGGTGATGTTCTGCAATATGGGCATGACGATGAATGGCTGCACTCGGTTATTATCACCGATGTCGTAAAAGACAGTGATGGGGATATACTGGATTATTTAATTAACTCCAACACAACCGATCGAATTAACTATCCAGCCAGTGCGTATGGTTACTCAGAGTTGCGATTGATTAAAATTTTAGGTTGGAATAATAGTGAATAA
- a CDS encoding HdeD family acid-resistance protein encodes MNQKKSKKIMETSSGVGVAGIGIYMISHPRTSVEDLVVLLIIALVIFTFVNTIAVILKFQGENKKMKLIGALMNLGFSAVLFYFRFALAELIPYVFASYVLINSIVKFISAVTYWRDGVPNYGISFVNGFLSFGFGIYLFFNSYFKTVSFAMVAGIYLIWYGVTLIFDAFNEAETQAKMSQSVKKMQRRMRIALPSLLGAFVPMTLLKKYDDKIASEDANAYILSQEMIIPEKAGINPMNVEILVHLSKKLMEAFGHVDLIFGDEVISYGNFDKHSYRLGGIMSDGVLFICNKDRYLRESILNDKKVLISFKVAFSDEELEIIKKNYERFQENMEEWFCDTQLAERGLLEPGNYTGVEDTIYKGTGARFYKFLKGPLKTYFALDTNCVKVADSLFEKTGFEKPATGNIVTPGAYYQFLMGALERPGTKIYEKKIYSRETFENHEKLLLEKTID; translated from the coding sequence ATGAATCAGAAAAAGTCAAAAAAAATAATGGAAACAAGTTCAGGCGTTGGTGTTGCCGGGATTGGTATTTATATGATCAGTCATCCCAGAACTTCAGTTGAAGATTTAGTGGTTTTATTGATAATCGCGTTGGTAATTTTTACCTTTGTGAATACAATCGCGGTTATTTTGAAATTCCAAGGCGAAAATAAAAAAATGAAACTTATCGGGGCATTGATGAATTTAGGTTTTTCAGCCGTGCTTTTTTATTTTCGGTTTGCTCTAGCTGAGTTAATTCCGTATGTTTTTGCCAGCTACGTATTAATAAACAGTATTGTTAAGTTTATCTCGGCCGTGACTTATTGGCGGGATGGAGTACCAAATTATGGCATTTCATTTGTCAATGGATTTTTAAGTTTTGGTTTTGGTATTTATTTATTTTTCAATAGTTATTTTAAAACGGTGAGCTTTGCAATGGTGGCCGGCATTTATTTGATTTGGTACGGCGTGACGTTAATTTTTGACGCTTTTAATGAAGCTGAAACGCAAGCGAAAATGAGTCAATCCGTAAAAAAAATGCAACGCCGGATGCGGATTGCCTTACCTTCTTTACTTGGGGCTTTTGTACCAATGACTTTATTGAAAAAATATGATGATAAAATAGCCTCTGAAGATGCCAATGCTTATATTTTATCGCAGGAAATGATCATTCCGGAAAAAGCTGGAATTAATCCGATGAATGTTGAAATTCTGGTTCATCTATCAAAAAAATTGATGGAGGCGTTTGGACATGTCGATTTGATATTTGGTGACGAAGTCATTTCTTATGGAAATTTCGATAAACATTCGTATCGTTTAGGTGGTATTATGAGTGATGGGGTGCTTTTTATCTGCAATAAAGATCGCTATTTAAGAGAGTCGATTCTAAATGACAAAAAAGTGCTGATTTCTTTTAAAGTGGCTTTTTCCGATGAAGAATTGGAAATAATAAAAAAAAATTATGAACGATTTCAGGAGAATATGGAAGAATGGTTTTGTGATACTCAGTTAGCTGAACGGGGCTTATTAGAGCCGGGAAATTATACCGGGGTGGAAGATACCATTTACAAGGGCACCGGAGCACGGTTCTATAAATTTCTCAAAGGGCCTTTAAAAACATATTTTGCACTCGATACTAATTGCGTCAAAGTTGCAGATTCACTTTTCGAAAAGACCGGTTTTGAGAAACCGGCAACCGGAAATATTGTCACACCGGGGGCTTATTATCAATTTTTGATGGGCGCTCTGGAAAGACCGGGGACAAAGATTTATGAGAAAAAAATATATTCTCGGGAAACCTTTGAAAATCATGAAAAATTGCTACTCGAAAAAACCATTGATTAA
- a CDS encoding ABC transporter substrate-binding protein, whose protein sequence is MKKITIASLIILLITLGSSGCHNQKDNTASIHAKVGTWKTAQTIQPFFYQNYLAANDQIEVVPFTNPGDMKSALLVGSLDLCGTTMVTAITAASKGEPVVVVSGLSNKCSALVVGKDSDIFNEADLRGKKIAYVPGTMHHLLLLEVLKRNGLDPEKDVKLMRIDFFDMGQALAQGTVDAFYSGEPYPSIAVAEGYGRILSYPSDDETFAIINSAMMTTKEKIASDRDLIQRLVTAHVEATDDLEADKNIWLSKAAEFGTDPQVLAIASDNIDLFWDIDADYINRVKNLAQRMKDQGLITDIPDIEAMFDLSFIEQVKVELKK, encoded by the coding sequence ATGAAAAAAATCACAATAGCTTCTTTGATAATCTTACTGATTACTTTAGGCTCATCAGGTTGCCATAATCAGAAGGATAACACCGCCTCCATCCATGCAAAGGTGGGAACATGGAAAACGGCACAGACCATTCAGCCGTTTTTTTATCAGAATTATTTGGCGGCAAATGATCAGATTGAGGTGGTTCCTTTTACGAATCCGGGAGACATGAAGTCGGCTCTATTGGTGGGAAGTTTAGATTTGTGTGGAACGACAATGGTTACCGCCATCACGGCGGCATCGAAGGGTGAACCCGTCGTGGTTGTCAGTGGGCTGTCCAATAAGTGTTCGGCTTTAGTGGTGGGAAAAGACTCTGACATTTTCAATGAAGCAGATCTCAGAGGAAAAAAAATAGCCTATGTTCCGGGAACAATGCATCATTTGTTGTTGCTTGAGGTTTTGAAGAGAAATGGTCTCGATCCTGAAAAAGATGTGAAATTGATGCGGATTGACTTTTTTGACATGGGTCAAGCACTGGCTCAGGGAACAGTGGATGCCTTTTATAGTGGCGAACCTTATCCATCGATTGCGGTTGCCGAAGGATATGGACGAATATTGAGCTATCCTTCTGATGATGAAACATTCGCGATCATCAATAGTGCCATGATGACCACGAAGGAGAAGATTGCGAGTGATCGCGATTTGATTCAGAGATTGGTTACCGCTCATGTCGAAGCAACAGATGATTTGGAAGCAGACAAAAATATATGGCTTTCAAAGGCGGCTGAGTTTGGAACCGATCCTCAGGTATTGGCAATTGCATCTGACAATATTGATCTTTTCTGGGACATTGATGCTGATTATATCAACCGCGTCAAAAATCTGGCCCAAAGGATGAAAGATCAGGGATTAATTACCGATATCCCAGATATTGAAGCCATGTTCGATCTTTCGTTTATTGAGCAGGTTAAAGTAGAACTTAAAAAATGA
- a CDS encoding prepilin-type N-terminal cleavage/methylation domain-containing protein → MIDKNRSDDKKGYTLMELLISLAILSLLTVAMVSTGFSNRERISDVAYQAECEKILYALLQYQNEAIMDGYRRQVRFLEGRMQVSWTKAGVNYKAYVPVETLTFTGSYTGATALNLYQHGTVSQGGTINLISFKGKINRIIVQVGNGRIYLDEALSE, encoded by the coding sequence ATGATCGACAAAAACAGGTCTGATGATAAAAAGGGTTATACCTTAATGGAGTTGTTGATTTCATTGGCAATTTTGTCATTGCTTACGGTTGCGATGGTTTCGACAGGATTTAGCAATAGAGAAAGGATTAGTGACGTAGCATATCAAGCAGAATGTGAAAAAATTCTATATGCGTTGCTGCAATATCAAAATGAAGCCATTATGGATGGCTATCGGCGCCAGGTGCGTTTTCTGGAGGGGCGGATGCAAGTTTCATGGACCAAAGCGGGCGTTAATTATAAAGCGTATGTTCCAGTTGAAACCCTGACTTTTACCGGGTCTTATACAGGAGCGACGGCGCTGAATTTATATCAACACGGAACGGTATCCCAAGGTGGGACTATAAATCTGATTAGTTTTAAGGGCAAGATCAACCGCATTATTGTGCAGGTAGGGAATGGAAGGATTTACTTAGATGAGGCTTTGTCTGAATAA
- a CDS encoding PilN domain-containing protein — MKHEMNLLPVHVTQKKDKNGPKRKGWLMVVGSFLGVFLLYGVLLFLDGSCQNDLTQIEELIKSKSDYQIIYTNLNSQKALLEHRLSLLAAVNAGKDMPVNALAEINQARPEGIKLSSFRFDDGLLCISGETQNNAEILEFKEKLSQVECFKVINMVNTNKKKEAVMDKNQVKEDIWDFTFDIQMVEV; from the coding sequence ATGAAACATGAAATGAATTTATTGCCGGTACATGTGACTCAGAAGAAAGATAAAAATGGACCCAAAAGAAAAGGCTGGCTGATGGTGGTGGGATCTTTTTTAGGAGTATTTTTGCTTTATGGGGTCCTGTTGTTTTTAGATGGATCTTGTCAAAATGATCTTACTCAAATAGAAGAACTGATTAAAAGTAAGTCAGATTACCAGATTATTTATACCAATCTTAATAGTCAAAAAGCGTTACTGGAACATCGGTTGTCTCTTTTAGCGGCGGTAAACGCTGGAAAGGACATGCCGGTTAACGCCCTTGCTGAAATAAATCAGGCTCGTCCTGAAGGGATTAAGTTGTCAAGTTTTCGTTTTGACGATGGCTTATTGTGTATCTCAGGAGAAACACAAAACAATGCCGAAATTTTAGAATTTAAAGAAAAATTGTCGCAAGTAGAATGTTTTAAAGTCATTAACATGGTTAATACCAATAAAAAAAAGGAAGCTGTTATGGATAAAAACCAGGTTAAAGAAGATATCTGGGATTTCACCTTTGATATTCAAATGGTTGAGGTATAA
- a CDS encoding MarR family transcriptional regulator translates to MKKEKKSKKPDVKEIKSSKKEVKKKITTEEKKVGTNVKKEKSVDQTTSDHQADLNLDDSAIKALMIDSSLIYQSILNLPQSFDVDATTYSLYPSELKALDMIGQFADINLTQLANKLGISKSAISKCTAKLLEKELITKEKSLINVREVVFSLTANGQTIFKQLQNVQDNLFEPFNQAMAKFTSAEMNELHRMFLSIHASLTEILNRA, encoded by the coding sequence TTGAAAAAAGAAAAAAAAAGCAAGAAACCGGATGTCAAAGAAATTAAAAGTTCCAAAAAAGAGGTCAAAAAGAAAATTACGACTGAAGAAAAAAAAGTAGGTACTAATGTCAAAAAAGAAAAATCCGTTGATCAAACCACCAGTGATCATCAAGCTGATTTAAATCTTGACGATTCTGCAATCAAAGCGCTCATGATCGACTCTTCACTCATTTATCAGAGCATCCTCAATTTACCACAAAGCTTTGACGTGGACGCCACCACCTATTCCCTCTATCCTTCTGAACTAAAAGCACTGGACATGATTGGCCAATTTGCGGATATCAACCTTACCCAATTGGCTAACAAACTGGGAATTTCTAAAAGTGCTATTTCAAAATGTACCGCTAAACTGCTCGAAAAAGAATTGATCACTAAAGAAAAATCTTTAATCAATGTTCGTGAAGTTGTTTTTTCGCTTACCGCTAATGGTCAAACAATTTTTAAGCAGTTACAAAATGTTCAAGATAACCTATTTGAACCATTTAATCAGGCCATGGCAAAATTCACATCCGCTGAAATGAACGAGCTCCACCGCATGTTCTTATCGATTCATGCTAGCCTCACTGAAATACTTAACCGCGCATAA
- a CDS encoding ABC transporter permease, with product MNRNRKKIDEIGLILPIMILIAWYFSTHSGIIPDYLFPGPGRFFQVMIDFIFGGAQLTPYSGKMMDNLWVSCLRVLIGFGLAAAAGILLGFLSGRKRFIRRMIDPLIQMIRTVPGIGWLPLALIWFGIGEGTTVFLIALAAFFPIYLNVVDGASSVPESFIRAGQMLGADQMSLFRTVIFPSAFPSMVVGLRLGLGVSWAYLVLGELTGVSLGLGAVLMDSRMLGQVEMIPVTMLVIAVMGFISDRLLIFICRQIYSDYERGAHGN from the coding sequence ATGAACAGAAACCGGAAAAAAATCGACGAAATCGGATTAATCTTACCAATAATGATCCTCATCGCCTGGTATTTTTCTACCCACAGTGGGATAATTCCAGACTACTTGTTTCCGGGACCGGGACGTTTTTTTCAAGTGATGATTGATTTTATATTTGGCGGAGCCCAACTTACCCCTTATTCTGGAAAGATGATGGATAATCTTTGGGTTAGTTGTCTACGGGTGTTGATCGGTTTTGGATTGGCAGCCGCAGCTGGCATTCTTTTGGGTTTTCTGTCCGGTCGAAAAAGATTCATCCGACGAATGATCGATCCACTGATTCAAATGATCAGAACTGTTCCGGGAATTGGCTGGTTGCCGTTGGCTTTGATCTGGTTTGGCATCGGCGAAGGAACAACTGTTTTTTTAATTGCATTGGCTGCTTTTTTTCCGATATATCTTAACGTGGTTGACGGTGCGTCAAGTGTACCGGAAAGTTTCATTCGTGCCGGGCAGATGTTGGGTGCGGATCAGATGAGCTTATTTAGAACCGTAATTTTTCCATCCGCTTTTCCTTCCATGGTGGTGGGATTAAGGCTAGGTCTTGGGGTCTCCTGGGCATATCTTGTATTGGGTGAGCTGACCGGTGTATCATTGGGGCTTGGTGCCGTTCTGATGGATTCACGGATGTTGGGACAGGTGGAAATGATTCCGGTAACAATGTTAGTCATTGCAGTGATGGGTTTTATTTCGGATCGACTGCTGATTTTTATCTGCCGGCAAATTTATTCTGACTATGAAAGAGGTGCTCATGGGAACTGA
- a CDS encoding prepilin-type N-terminal cleavage/methylation domain-containing protein gives MATKSKCFDKPGNVKGFTLMEVIVVIAILGALAALAIPRFTGVLENSQEQTDLANIRIVESAIELYQAEIGDLPATVDSYNELITELNHVGYIKNSELLPVSNGKRFSYDAATKTVSLTDDEK, from the coding sequence GTGGCAACTAAAAGCAAATGTTTTGATAAACCAGGCAATGTGAAAGGCTTTACATTAATGGAAGTGATTGTGGTTATTGCGATTTTAGGAGCCCTGGCAGCTTTAGCGATTCCGCGTTTTACGGGGGTTCTCGAAAATTCTCAGGAGCAAACAGATTTAGCCAATATCCGGATTGTAGAAAGTGCGATCGAACTTTATCAAGCTGAAATTGGCGACCTGCCAGCGACGGTGGATTCTTATAATGAGCTAATCACGGAATTGAACCACGTCGGTTATATCAAAAATTCGGAATTGTTGCCCGTCAGTAACGGAAAACGTTTTAGTTATGATGCTGCGACCAAAACGGTTAGTTTAACGGATGATGAAAAATAA
- the pdxR gene encoding MocR-like pyridoxine biosynthesis transcription factor PdxR, with translation MMITVPFKNKGTFLYVEIYEFIKQEITAGNIKYGEKLPSKRSLANHLAVSVNTVDTAYSQLVAEGYIEAIAKKGFYICEIDSYFLAEKKVAANNKNFPINSELINIDFSPNAIDQRIFPYEPFRKIFKSTFNEYDVSLLNKPDIQGDLGLRKALVELLYRSRGVRCHENQIIIGSGTDHLLQILDLIWGRNKAIILENPVYLKAFHIFEKMGNPVISVDIDEKGIQIEPLKNYSDGAVYVTPSHQFPLGISMPIDRRIKLLNYANREEAIYIIEDDYDSEFRYNEKPLPSLQSIDKNGKVIYIGTFSKSIAPSIRISYMVLPEILLKTYLATADEISSPVSSLEQKMIAAFISEGMFEKHVNKMRKVYKEKRIVLMNALKQWGGGVKITGENAGHHLLVQLDNGLTEEAMYRRAMAQGVRVYPVSPYFINGVPERYKSMVLLGYASLTDQEIFDGIGILKKVWSL, from the coding sequence ATGATGATTACCGTACCGTTTAAAAATAAGGGCACCTTTCTTTATGTAGAAATATATGAATTCATCAAGCAGGAAATAACGGCTGGAAATATAAAATATGGCGAAAAATTACCATCAAAACGGAGTCTCGCAAACCATCTGGCGGTGAGTGTTAATACCGTCGATACCGCTTACAGTCAGTTAGTCGCGGAAGGTTATATTGAAGCAATTGCCAAAAAAGGCTTTTATATTTGTGAAATTGACAGCTATTTTTTAGCAGAAAAAAAAGTTGCTGCCAATAACAAAAACTTCCCGATCAATTCAGAATTAATTAACATTGATTTTTCGCCCAATGCGATCGATCAGCGAATTTTTCCCTATGAACCGTTTCGGAAGATATTTAAGTCGACGTTTAACGAATATGATGTGAGTTTATTGAATAAACCGGATATTCAGGGGGACTTGGGGTTGCGAAAAGCCTTGGTGGAACTGCTTTATCGTTCTCGGGGCGTGCGTTGCCACGAGAATCAGATCATTATCGGTTCAGGGACTGATCACCTGCTCCAAATATTGGATCTGATCTGGGGCCGAAACAAAGCAATTATTTTAGAAAACCCGGTTTATTTGAAAGCCTTTCATATTTTTGAAAAAATGGGAAATCCAGTGATTTCGGTGGATATCGATGAAAAAGGCATTCAAATTGAACCACTAAAAAATTATTCGGATGGGGCGGTTTATGTAACGCCGTCACATCAATTTCCATTGGGCATTAGCATGCCGATCGATCGACGGATCAAATTGCTTAATTATGCCAATCGGGAAGAAGCAATTTATATAATTGAAGATGATTATGACAGCGAATTTCGTTACAACGAAAAACCGTTGCCGTCGCTGCAAAGTATTGATAAAAATGGCAAGGTGATTTATATTGGCACTTTCTCAAAGTCGATTGCACCATCGATTCGGATCAGCTATATGGTTTTGCCGGAGATTTTATTAAAAACCTATTTGGCAACTGCCGACGAAATCAGTTCACCGGTTTCGAGTCTGGAACAAAAAATGATCGCCGCATTTATTTCGGAAGGCATGTTTGAAAAACATGTCAATAAAATGAGAAAAGTTTACAAAGAGAAAAGAATTGTGTTAATGAATGCATTAAAGCAATGGGGCGGTGGGGTTAAAATTACCGGCGAAAATGCCGGTCATCATCTATTGGTTCAATTGGACAATGGTCTGACCGAAGAAGCCATGTATCGACGGGCGATGGCACAGGGGGTTCGGGTTTATCCGGTCTCTCCATATTTTATCAACGGGGTTCCCGAAAGATATAAAAGTATGGTATTGCTGGGATATGCTTCCTTGACTGACCAGGAAATTTTTGATGGGATTGGGATTTTAAAAAAAGTTTGGAGCTTGTAA
- a CDS encoding regulatory protein RecX, translated as MAKITSEKAMDLAVKYLAFKARTVSEMNGYLKKKEIDHEIIVEVLKRLKEYRYIDDKVYLKNYVENNRNLTYYGSKRMIQDLKKRGISEELLLTLEDLFPLAEEYRCGQLVAQKSLRSLAGKTTFQKRQKLYDKLGRMGYPSEMVRDLIRTEITEEEEPLELSAEQIAANENKLREKLNRDYHKYMKTLGNKGISGKELLFRVKKSLMGRGYPYEMINEKLAELRNPDE; from the coding sequence ATGGCGAAAATAACAAGCGAAAAAGCCATGGATTTGGCCGTGAAATATTTGGCCTTCAAGGCTAGAACCGTCAGTGAGATGAATGGATATCTCAAGAAAAAAGAGATTGATCATGAAATAATCGTTGAGGTGTTAAAAAGGCTTAAAGAATATCGTTATATTGATGATAAAGTTTATCTTAAAAATTACGTGGAGAATAATCGTAATTTAACTTATTATGGATCAAAACGGATGATACAGGATTTAAAAAAGCGTGGCATCAGCGAAGAGCTATTGCTGACACTGGAAGATTTATTTCCGCTAGCAGAGGAATACCGCTGTGGACAGCTGGTTGCCCAAAAAAGCTTAAGAAGTCTTGCTGGAAAAACGACGTTTCAGAAACGCCAAAAACTATACGATAAACTTGGCCGAATGGGTTATCCAAGCGAAATGGTTCGGGATCTTATTCGCACCGAGATAACAGAGGAAGAAGAACCGTTGGAATTATCGGCGGAGCAAATTGCGGCAAACGAAAACAAACTTCGGGAAAAACTTAATCGCGACTATCACAAGTATATGAAAACTTTGGGAAATAAAGGGATTAGCGGTAAAGAATTGCTGTTTCGAGTCAAAAAAAGTTTGATGGGGCGGGGATACCCTTATGAAATGATTAACGAAAAATTAGCGGAACTGAGAAACCCGGACGAATAA
- a CDS encoding pyridoxamine kinase, with translation MLTKQKRIAAIHDISCVGRCSLTVALPILSAAGFDTSVLPTAILSTHTGGFENFTYRDLTADIRPISDHWQSLDLHFDALYSGFLGSFEQIDLVATLFDTFQSEDTLTLVDPVMADNGELYSIYTPEMAKGMSKLCAKADIIVPNLTEAAFLLDEPYIGDHYDQNYVEALLVKLSQLGSKKIVVTGISFDPSKLGAVTYDVATNTFDYAFNERITDYFHGTGDIFGSTLLAGLLNDFNLKESTQIAVDYTRECILKTVELNQEKRYGVCFERALPYLIKRLNLLS, from the coding sequence ATGTTAACGAAACAAAAACGCATTGCCGCGATTCACGATATTTCCTGCGTCGGCCGCTGCTCATTAACCGTTGCCTTACCGATTTTATCAGCCGCCGGATTCGATACCAGTGTCTTACCCACCGCCATTTTGTCAACCCATACCGGTGGTTTTGAAAACTTTACCTATCGCGATTTAACCGCCGATATCCGTCCCATTTCCGATCACTGGCAATCCCTCGATTTGCATTTTGATGCTTTATATAGTGGATTTTTAGGATCATTTGAACAAATCGACCTCGTCGCCACCCTTTTTGACACTTTTCAATCAGAAGATACCTTAACTTTAGTCGATCCGGTGATGGCTGACAATGGCGAACTTTATTCAATTTACACGCCCGAGATGGCCAAAGGTATGTCTAAACTCTGCGCCAAAGCCGACATCATTGTGCCGAATCTTACCGAAGCCGCTTTTTTGCTCGACGAACCTTATATCGGTGACCATTATGATCAAAACTATGTTGAAGCACTGTTGGTTAAGTTGTCTCAGCTGGGATCAAAAAAAATAGTCGTTACCGGCATTTCTTTTGATCCCTCAAAATTAGGGGCGGTCACTTACGACGTTGCTACCAATACCTTTGATTATGCCTTTAATGAACGTATCACCGATTATTTTCATGGCACCGGCGATATTTTTGGCAGTACGCTGCTTGCCGGTCTACTCAATGATTTTAATCTAAAAGAATCCACGCAAATTGCCGTGGATTATACGAGAGAATGTATTCTAAAAACGGTCGAACTCAATCAGGAAAAACGTTATGGCGTCTGTTTTGAACGAGCCTTGCCCTATCTGATTAAACGGCTGAACTTATTATCATAA
- a CDS encoding ABC transporter ATP-binding protein: protein MGTENALRIETLEKSFFPGQGVGTAGKQLMVLSKISMSINEGEFVGLLGPSGCGKSTLLNIVAGFIQADKGLVLFQGLPVTRPSPERSVLFQDSVLFPWLTVKENIIYGLKNRKEKREIIEEKYLRTIQLVELNGFDHFYPKQLSGGMQQRAALARVLIMESPMLLMDEPFASLDAQTRMLMQQLLLDIEKEIRPTILMVTHDIEEALILSDRILIMGKLPGQIIHEVKVPFSRPRDLSMIGKSEFGKIKDELRRVLFDCKSSVCK from the coding sequence ATGGGAACTGAGAATGCACTACGGATTGAAACCTTGGAGAAAAGTTTTTTCCCGGGGCAGGGAGTTGGAACAGCAGGAAAACAGCTGATGGTTTTATCAAAAATTTCCATGAGCATAAATGAAGGGGAATTTGTTGGACTCCTGGGACCCAGTGGTTGTGGAAAATCAACCTTGTTGAATATTGTTGCAGGATTTATTCAAGCTGATAAGGGGTTGGTTTTGTTTCAAGGTCTGCCGGTCACCCGGCCATCTCCGGAGCGAAGTGTTTTGTTTCAGGACTCCGTTCTGTTTCCATGGCTCACGGTAAAAGAGAATATCATTTATGGACTTAAAAATCGCAAGGAGAAACGGGAAATTATTGAGGAAAAATATTTGCGAACCATTCAATTGGTCGAATTGAATGGCTTTGATCACTTTTATCCGAAACAACTGTCAGGGGGAATGCAGCAGCGGGCTGCTTTAGCGCGGGTATTAATTATGGAATCACCAATGTTATTAATGGATGAACCTTTTGCATCCTTGGATGCACAGACGCGAATGTTAATGCAGCAGCTCTTGCTTGATATAGAAAAGGAAATCAGACCAACGATTCTGATGGTTACTCACGACATTGAAGAAGCACTTATTTTATCCGATCGTATTTTGATTATGGGCAAACTACCGGGACAGATTATCCATGAGGTAAAGGTCCCGTTTAGTCGTCCTCGGGATCTATCAATGATTGGAAAATCGGAGTTTGGAAAAATAAAAGATGAGTTGCGACGGGTCTTGTTTGATTGTAAAAGCAGTGTTTGCAAGTAG
- a CDS encoding prepilin-type N-terminal cleavage/methylation domain-containing protein, whose translation MNEWLIKKNDGFSLIEILTSLMVISLVLGLLLSGLVFVNTVNKKARINQKLFYSERYLNLYFQKQVLSSEKIYFKNNRIYLQDLESPDRYYNYYQYSNGFLRRYKVYKNGLNPIGTGGNSQFADNIASFSLTLGTHNEIVLKYSLMIDGVIYSRETTIMYGNVVEIV comes from the coding sequence ATGAATGAGTGGTTAATCAAAAAAAACGACGGTTTCTCGCTTATTGAAATCCTAACATCGTTAATGGTTATTTCACTGGTGCTGGGTTTATTATTATCAGGTCTGGTATTTGTCAATACCGTTAATAAAAAAGCGCGGATTAATCAGAAATTGTTTTACAGTGAACGTTATCTTAATTTGTATTTTCAGAAGCAAGTTTTAAGTTCCGAAAAAATATATTTTAAAAACAATCGCATTTATCTGCAAGACCTGGAAAGTCCGGATCGTTATTACAATTATTATCAATACAGCAATGGGTTTTTACGACGTTACAAGGTTTATAAAAATGGCCTGAATCCGATTGGAACGGGCGGAAACAGTCAATTTGCCGATAATATCGCGTCTTTTTCGCTGACATTGGGAACGCATAACGAAATTGTTTTAAAATACAGTTTGATGATCGATGGCGTCATTTATTCGCGCGAAACAACGATCATGTACGGAAATGTGGTAGAAATTGTATGA